CTCTCCGGCTTCCCGCACCATAATGCGGGAAAGCTTCCGGCTCTCACTCGATTCCCTTGCCAGCTTGCAGGCGGAAGAAGGCCGTTCGGAAGTTGTTGGTTGATGTTCGATTCTTTCTTGAGTCGATGGTTTACCGGTTTTTTTCGGTGGAGTTGATGTGGAGGGATTTCCTTGCGCGATTTCGAGAAAAATTAAAACCGCGTGCTCGGCCTGCTTCCGTAGTTGGCTGGACTGCCTTTTCTCCGCCAATTTCTTAAGAAAAGGCGGTAGGCTTTCTCGGCTGGAGGCCTCATGGTGATACTTATGACAAAAATCGAGATAAAATCGCAACCATTTCCGGTAGAATGGATAGAATCGTTCCCGGATCGGTTCATGCGCCAACCGGGTGTCAAATTGAGAGCATATCTCGGAAGGGACGTTTATCATATGACCACCGGAAGTTATAAAGATGCTTGATAGTATGAAAAATGTGGAGTTATCAGGTTAGAAACAAGGTAGCGAGAGGATAATTTCAAGTCAAGCATTTTTTGGGCCGGAGTTATCCGGAAAACTATATACTTACTGGTTCGGCATGCAAGGAGACACACCCATGACAGAAGGCGACAAGGTCCTGTGGAAGCAGGCGTGGAACTTCTTCACCATTGTGGCGGCACAGAGGCTGACTGTGGTCAATTTCTACATTGCCATCGCCACGCTGCTGACGGGCGCCAACTTCGCCCTCCTTCAGACAGGGAAGCCTGCTGCCGGTCTTGGGTTCCTTCTTGTCGCCTTGTCCTTCATATTTTGGAAGTGGGACACTCGGAGCAGAGATCTCATCAGATTGGCGGAGAGCACACTCAGACATTTCGAGAGTCAGATTGCAGACAAACCCGAAAACTCCGACAGCCACATGGCTTACCTTTTCACGCACGAACTCGCATTCACCAACGAGCGGAAGGCCGCCGCAAGATGGTCTATACATCACTACTTTACCTACAGGATCTGCCTAAACCTCTTGTACGGGATGTTCTCGATCATTGGCATGGTCCTGGCGTTGCTCAGTCTCATTTCGTAGGGGTTCAGACATGAACGGGGCGGGTGGCAAGTGAATACAGACAGCACGCAGGGCATACTCATCGCCATCGATGGACCAAATGGTGTTGGAAAGACGACTCTGGTCGAGTCCGTTCGATGCCTTCTACGTGATGCTGCGTGCGAAGTTCTCACGACAGGAGAGCCCACAGACTCGGCCTTGGGCCGTTGGATCCGCGCCAACCATGGCGAAGTCAGAGGCAACGCCCTTGCTTGCCTGGTTGCCGCGAACAGGTACGAACATCTCGAGGACGTGATCCAGCCCGCATTGGCGCGTAACGTAATTGTACTGACTGATCGATATGTGATGTCGTCATTCGTCTATCAGGTCATGGACGGTGTGTCTCCCGAGTTCGTCTGGGCACTGAACTCAAGGTGCCGGCCCGCGGACCTCTCGATTTGCCTTTCCGCTCGCCGCAGTTCCATTGCAAAGCGCATGTCGGAGCGTCCCACCCTGACTCGCTTTGAAGCGTCCGCTTCTCCGGAGGAAGAAGGGCAACTCTATCGGCAGGCTTGTGAATTACTCCGTGGGAATGGCTGGTCGGTTGAAACGACCGCCAACAAAGACGGTCATGCCGATCAAATCGCCTTGGAGGTCGCAGAGCGGATTCTC
This Desulfobacterales bacterium DNA region includes the following protein-coding sequences:
- the tmk gene encoding dTMP kinase gives rise to the protein MNTDSTQGILIAIDGPNGVGKTTLVESVRCLLRDAACEVLTTGEPTDSALGRWIRANHGEVRGNALACLVAANRYEHLEDVIQPALARNVIVLTDRYVMSSFVYQVMDGVSPEFVWALNSRCRPADLSICLSARRSSIAKRMSERPTLTRFEASASPEEEGQLYRQACELLRGNGWSVETTANKDGHADQIALEVAERILHMRAGGNV